One segment of Paenibacillus rhizovicinus DNA contains the following:
- a CDS encoding response regulator, producing the protein MLKILIVDDEPSNIQGLVRYIDWQSLGYDKPVTMEGGEEALDELRATPFDVLISDVSMPGMNGIELVAGAKKLHPHIQVLMISGYNEFEFVQDAIHVGAQAYVLKPLKMEEVTSRLAGFRETLEKMRSIVVQTSELEKKVSESQKLVKERFVSDLIAEIPQTDEMLASWKLLMELPDAAAGFQILVFGLDHFLSSGKEAKDRIVLGSGFKQTAEVGMSDTEPMFLAQITPDEIVVLHFNRTPEQRAKIEKRLPFVQSMMREQYGATITVGCGRTGNSWEEVPLCYKEIKFMMAKARLISDGQIVRHDYIDRSEFQDFRLREEFMPNIVKLMELGDSAKVGAYMNRILDVLLTQEPASFSYVQAFGMSFLSELIRNLKWKDDADGEMNILMWRRMLDCSSTGQIVLLLVDYVDRYMTIEKKERMNQQHNLISRIAAFIEERLQENWTVKQLAEEFSLNASYLSVLFKREMGKTISEFVQEIRIDRARRLLKDPGIKVYEVADRVGIQTSAYFTYLFKKMVGCTPQEYRDYH; encoded by the coding sequence GCCCTTCGACGTGCTCATCTCCGACGTGTCGATGCCCGGCATGAACGGCATCGAGCTGGTGGCGGGAGCGAAGAAGCTGCATCCCCACATTCAGGTGCTGATGATCAGCGGCTACAACGAATTCGAATTCGTGCAGGATGCGATCCATGTCGGCGCGCAGGCCTACGTGCTCAAACCGCTCAAGATGGAGGAAGTAACGAGCCGTCTCGCGGGTTTTCGGGAGACGCTGGAGAAGATGCGCAGCATCGTCGTCCAGACGAGCGAGCTGGAGAAGAAAGTATCGGAGAGCCAGAAGCTCGTGAAGGAACGGTTCGTCAGCGACTTGATCGCGGAAATCCCGCAGACGGACGAAATGCTCGCTTCCTGGAAGCTCTTGATGGAGCTGCCGGACGCGGCGGCGGGGTTTCAAATCCTGGTGTTCGGCCTGGATCACTTCCTGTCGTCGGGCAAGGAGGCCAAAGACCGGATCGTCCTTGGAAGCGGATTCAAGCAAACCGCGGAGGTCGGCATGTCCGACACCGAGCCGATGTTCCTGGCGCAGATCACGCCGGACGAGATCGTCGTCTTGCATTTCAACCGGACGCCGGAGCAACGCGCGAAGATCGAGAAGCGGCTGCCGTTCGTCCAGAGCATGATGCGCGAGCAGTACGGCGCCACGATAACCGTCGGCTGCGGCCGGACGGGGAACAGCTGGGAAGAGGTGCCGCTCTGCTATAAGGAGATCAAATTCATGATGGCGAAGGCCCGGCTTATCTCGGACGGGCAGATCGTTCGGCACGATTACATCGACCGCAGCGAATTCCAGGACTTCCGGCTGCGCGAGGAATTCATGCCGAACATCGTCAAGTTGATGGAGTTGGGCGATTCCGCGAAGGTCGGCGCATACATGAACCGCATTCTGGACGTGCTGCTGACCCAGGAGCCGGCCTCGTTCTCCTACGTGCAGGCGTTCGGCATGAGTTTCCTGAGCGAGCTGATCCGCAATTTGAAGTGGAAGGACGACGCGGACGGCGAGATGAACATCCTGATGTGGCGCCGGATGCTGGATTGCTCCAGCACGGGACAGATCGTTCTGCTGCTCGTCGATTACGTCGACCGGTACATGACGATCGAGAAGAAGGAGCGCATGAACCAGCAGCATAATCTGATTAGCCGCATTGCCGCTTTCATCGAGGAGCGTCTCCAGGAGAACTGGACGGTCAAGCAGCTGGCGGAGGAATTCAGCCTGAACGCGAGCTACCTCAGCGTCCTGTTCAAACGGGAGATGGGGAAGACGATCTCGGAATTCGTCCAGGAAATCCGCATCGACCGGGCGCGGCGGCTGTTGAAGGATCCGGGCATCAAAGTCTACGAAGTGGCGGATCGGGTCGGGATTCAAACTTCGGCGTATTTTACGTATTTGTTCAAGAAGATGGTCGGCTGCACGCCCCAGGAATACAGGGATTATCATTGA
- a CDS encoding copper amine oxidase N-terminal domain-containing protein, which yields MRKIGVLFISIILFALSVSSVSAAERTYRVFVHGALSTSNAISQGGSTLVPAKQVLGSLGYAISYDNKTKMTSASKKGTRISFTEGSKTAFVNGTKTALPLAPKKVSGTLYIALKFIVTYSGETMSVDPSTKNIIIGKEAPPAALNIASKPVSTTKVKFRNVKWGMTVAQVKKAETAKLIGSGDGYYYYETKASGMDATLAYRFTNNKLTDAMYIFKVDHINSNAYISDYDSLKSALVGKYGSPDNDQDIVYYGDLYKGDARNTLGTAVAIGQAAFYNMWTTADTEITLALYGDNFDSSLVLQYSGLAYKSEVSNSQNAKAAQGL from the coding sequence ATGCGTAAAATCGGGGTCTTATTCATCAGCATTATTCTATTTGCACTCAGCGTTTCTTCCGTGTCCGCGGCCGAAAGAACGTATCGGGTATTCGTGCACGGGGCACTGTCCACATCGAATGCTATCTCCCAAGGCGGCAGTACGCTAGTTCCGGCCAAGCAAGTTCTGGGGTCATTGGGTTACGCGATCAGTTACGATAACAAGACCAAGATGACGTCTGCCAGTAAGAAAGGAACTCGGATCTCCTTCACCGAAGGATCCAAAACGGCTTTCGTAAACGGCACGAAAACAGCCTTGCCGCTAGCTCCGAAGAAAGTTTCGGGGACGCTCTATATCGCGTTGAAGTTCATCGTGACGTACTCCGGCGAAACCATGTCGGTTGATCCGTCCACGAAGAATATCATCATCGGCAAAGAAGCTCCTCCTGCCGCGCTCAATATTGCGTCCAAACCCGTAAGTACGACGAAAGTGAAATTCCGCAATGTCAAATGGGGAATGACCGTGGCCCAAGTCAAGAAGGCGGAGACGGCTAAGCTCATCGGATCCGGCGATGGTTACTATTACTATGAAACCAAAGCCTCCGGGATGGATGCCACTCTCGCTTACCGGTTTACGAACAATAAACTTACGGATGCCATGTACATATTCAAAGTCGATCACATCAATTCGAACGCCTACATTAGTGACTATGACAGTTTGAAATCCGCTCTCGTCGGCAAATATGGTTCTCCGGACAACGATCAAGACATCGTTTATTACGGGGATTTATATAAAGGCGATGCTAGAAACACCTTGGGTACCGCTGTCGCAATCGGTCAAGCGGCGTTCTATAATATGTGGACTACCGCGGATACGGAGATAACGCTTGCTCTGTACGGGGATAACTTTGACTCCTCGCTTGTTCTTCAGTACTCCGGCCTAGCCTACAAATCGGAAGTAAGCAACAGTCAAAATGCGAAAGCCGCTCAGGGGTTGTAG